A genome region from Akkermansiaceae bacterium includes the following:
- the ybeY gene encoding rRNA maturation RNase YbeY, whose translation MPLEVIIGNHQDAVGIPVAWLTALEDIADKAAGMALSAAAEEGSPLAHLATLEVALVDDETSSRVHMDFMEIPGATDVITFHHGEIVIGAEVALRQAAEYGEPPGREILRYLVHGLLHLAGHEDVEDSERKAMEAAQENIVAALWSDGLAERLG comes from the coding sequence ATGCCATTGGAAGTCATCATCGGGAACCACCAGGACGCGGTCGGTATCCCCGTCGCATGGCTCACCGCCCTTGAGGATATCGCGGATAAGGCGGCGGGAATGGCGCTTTCCGCCGCGGCGGAGGAAGGCAGCCCGCTCGCTCACCTCGCCACGCTTGAGGTCGCCCTGGTTGACGATGAGACAAGCTCCCGGGTTCACATGGATTTCATGGAAATCCCCGGAGCCACCGATGTGATAACTTTCCACCATGGCGAGATCGTCATCGGCGCGGAGGTGGCCCTCCGGCAAGCTGCGGAATACGGCGAGCCGCCGGGTAGGGAAATCCTTCGCTACCTTGTCCATGGCCTGCTGCATCTGGCAGGCCACGAGGATGTGGAGGATTCGGAACGCAAGGCGATGGAAGCGGCCCAGGAAAACATCGTCGCCGCACTCTGGTCGGACGGGCTGGCGGAGAGGCTCGGTTGA
- a CDS encoding HDIG domain-containing protein, giving the protein MSENADCHRLARWLVSAPCHRDSERFPGGLTKDFILGFLDTIKRWRLAQKGFSLGRKRRVHGENAAVQAIEESPIVRLALYATFAVASAVLALKASPAATFSAEPFKGMLYGFSIALAALAMFHVGHRQACGKNSRVVLVLGSVFGHLLIVRLVMVLADLGTIPETYRFISIPCALAPMLLGILLGRTVGSFAAVYVSLIGALLVPAGDVMNYLIISLLGGMTAVLCTDRVRRRIQLLRSGLYVGLVMLLLALILGKLDAMEVFGPGSMNRIQILGSAGGISIGIAVATAMIISGLLPMFEGGFHLTTDISWLELSDLNHKLLKQMQLEAPGTFHHSLVVAALSEAAAESIGANAPMCRVCAYFHDVGKLKKPGYFIENQHDEAENPHDSLTPTMSALIITAHVKDGIDLAVKHKLNPRVIDVIQEHHGDSLVYFFYRKAQEQKKAELEKVDRRLENPEDLPKVEEKNFRYPGPRPGSRESGIVCLADTIESASRTLRKPTPAKIRALVEELVRAKINDGQLDECPLTLRELALVKESFAKTLRSMLHSRIDYQKPEDRTQGATKRPSDLSRDPRAATGRLTGVAVQRSN; this is encoded by the coding sequence ATGTCGGAAAATGCGGATTGCCATCGGCTGGCGCGGTGGCTAGTTTCTGCCCCCTGCCACCGGGATTCGGAGCGATTCCCGGGTGGATTAACAAAAGATTTCATTTTGGGATTCCTTGACACCATCAAGCGTTGGCGGCTGGCGCAAAAAGGCTTCTCGCTGGGCAGAAAGCGCCGTGTGCATGGCGAGAATGCAGCCGTGCAGGCCATCGAGGAGAGTCCCATCGTCAGGCTGGCCCTCTATGCAACCTTTGCGGTTGCGTCTGCGGTTCTCGCGCTAAAAGCCTCGCCTGCAGCCACCTTTTCTGCGGAGCCCTTCAAGGGAATGCTCTACGGCTTCTCCATCGCGCTCGCCGCGTTGGCCATGTTCCACGTCGGTCACCGCCAGGCATGCGGCAAGAACAGCCGGGTCGTGCTCGTGCTGGGATCCGTCTTCGGGCACCTGCTCATCGTAAGGCTGGTGATGGTGCTGGCGGACCTGGGCACCATACCGGAGACATACCGCTTCATATCCATCCCCTGTGCGCTTGCCCCCATGCTCCTGGGGATACTCCTTGGCAGGACGGTGGGCTCTTTTGCCGCAGTCTACGTGAGCCTGATCGGCGCCTTGCTGGTGCCTGCCGGGGATGTGATGAATTACCTCATCATCAGCCTGCTTGGCGGGATGACGGCGGTGCTCTGCACGGATAGGGTGCGGCGGCGCATCCAACTCCTGCGATCCGGGCTTTACGTCGGCCTTGTCATGCTGCTTCTGGCGCTCATCCTTGGCAAGCTGGATGCGATGGAGGTTTTCGGCCCGGGCTCCATGAACCGCATCCAGATCCTGGGGTCTGCGGGCGGGATCTCGATCGGTATCGCCGTGGCCACTGCCATGATCATCAGCGGGCTGCTACCCATGTTCGAGGGTGGCTTCCACCTCACCACGGACATCAGCTGGCTGGAACTCAGCGATCTGAACCACAAGCTCCTCAAGCAAATGCAACTGGAGGCACCCGGGACCTTCCACCACAGCCTTGTGGTTGCCGCCCTATCAGAAGCCGCTGCGGAGTCCATCGGCGCGAACGCCCCGATGTGCCGCGTCTGCGCCTATTTCCATGATGTCGGGAAACTCAAGAAGCCCGGCTATTTCATCGAGAACCAGCATGATGAAGCGGAGAACCCGCACGACAGCCTGACGCCGACAATGAGCGCGCTCATCATCACCGCCCATGTGAAGGACGGCATCGATCTCGCGGTGAAGCACAAGCTCAATCCACGCGTGATCGATGTGATCCAGGAGCACCATGGCGATTCGCTCGTGTATTTCTTCTACCGGAAAGCGCAGGAGCAGAAAAAGGCGGAGCTTGAGAAGGTGGACCGGCGCCTTGAGAATCCCGAGGACCTGCCCAAGGTTGAGGAAAAGAATTTCCGCTACCCCGGCCCGCGCCCCGGCAGCAGGGAGAGCGGAATCGTCTGCCTTGCCGATACCATCGAGAGCGCTTCCCGCACCCTGCGCAAGCCTACTCCGGCGAAGATCCGCGCGCTTGTGGAGGAACTCGTCCGCGCAAAGATCAACGACGGGCAACTCGACGAATGCCCCCTGACGCTCCGCGAACTTGCGCTGGTGAAGGAGAGTTTCGCGAAAACCCTTCGTAGCATGCTCCATAGCCGCATCGACTACCAGAAGCCGGAAGATCGGACGCAAGGAGCCACCAAGCGCCCTTCGGATCTCAGTCGCGATCCGCGCGCCGCCACGGGCAGGCTCACCGGCGTGGCCGTGCAGCGCAGCAACTGA
- a CDS encoding transposase yields the protein MPGKHLDNILTHFDCHITNAIPEGINSKIQAIKANARGFRNFKNCRTRILFFCGKLSLVP from the coding sequence ATGCCCGGGAAGCATCTCGACAACATCCTCACCCACTTCGACTGCCACATCACCAACGCCATCCCGGAAGGGATCAACTCCAAGATCCAAGCCATCAAGGCCAATGCCCGGGGCTTCAGGAACTTCAAGAACTGCCGCACCAGAATCCTCTTCTTCTGCGGCAAGCTATCACTGGTTCCATAA
- a CDS encoding ISL3 family transposase, protein MQSGTYLHSKSPRIKCEQHVVKTMSLPWAAKHSGFTLLFEAFAIRVIQASRSTQAAGDLLGINRHQIQTIMERAVGRGLARREPGELAWIGMEHLSDEAPCRIRMSGGCELGVSKAWCLKELFKRFWNRRDRDDAERHLEYWEKEVASSGVDG, encoded by the coding sequence ATGCAATCCGGCACCTATCTCCACAGCAAATCGCCGCGTATCAAATGCGAGCAACACGTGGTGAAAACCATGTCGCTGCCATGGGCGGCCAAGCACTCCGGCTTCACGCTGTTGTTTGAGGCATTCGCCATCCGCGTCATCCAAGCCAGCCGCAGCACGCAAGCCGCGGGAGATCTCCTGGGCATCAACCGGCACCAGATCCAGACCATCATGGAACGTGCGGTTGGGCGCGGCCTGGCGCGTCGGGAACCCGGCGAGCTTGCATGGATTGGCATGGAGCACCTGAGCGATGAAGCCCCCTGCCGGATCAGGATGTCAGGCGGATGCGAGCTCGGGGTTTCCAAAGCCTGGTGTCTCAAGGAACTCTTCAAGCGCTTCTGGAACCGGCGGGACAGGGATGATGCGGAGCGCCACTTGGAGTATTGGGAGAAGGAGGTTGCCAGCTCGGGAGTGGATGGATGA
- a CDS encoding peptide chain release factor 3 codes for MPLSDYSTPSPALQKEVSRRRSFAIISHPDAGKTTLTEKFLLYGGALNLAGSVTARKNQRSTTSDWMELEKQRGISVSSTVLQFEYKDCVVNILDTPGHKDFSEDTYRVLTAVDAAVMVVDAGKGIEAQTRKLFEVCRRRGVPIFTFFNKLDRPARPTLDLLDELESVLGIHAYPVNWPLGDGPRFKGVFDRENKQVHLFERTVHGSYRAPVNVSGIEDQSVKDTVDEITYNQVCDELELLEGAGADFNLAEILAGNLTPTFFGSAANNFGVQLLLDRFLELSPPPLPRKSDTQPVHPASREFSAFVFKIQANMNPKHRDRIAFIRIVSGRFERDMNVFNTRTGDTVRLANSQRLFARERETVDDAFAGDVVGLVGNYDLLIGDTLATSPEVKFDEIPRFPPECFSYLTNKSTAKYKRFQSGLEQLLKEGVASEFTPLEDTGMSSRVLLGAVGPLQFEVLQHRLEGEYAAETRIEPADWSIARWLKPKEGDPKAPEARPALSLGTVLARDPNGWLTALFPHDWAMKTFTEKNEDWIISEQPFAPM; via the coding sequence ATGCCGCTTTCCGACTACTCAACCCCATCCCCGGCTCTCCAGAAAGAGGTCTCGCGCCGCCGTTCCTTCGCCATCATCTCCCACCCGGATGCAGGTAAAACGACCCTTACGGAAAAATTCCTCCTCTATGGCGGAGCCCTGAACCTCGCCGGCTCGGTAACCGCGCGGAAAAACCAGCGCTCGACAACCTCCGACTGGATGGAACTGGAAAAACAGCGCGGGATCTCAGTTTCCTCTACCGTCCTCCAGTTCGAATACAAGGACTGCGTGGTCAATATCCTCGACACCCCCGGCCACAAGGACTTCTCCGAGGACACCTACCGCGTCCTCACCGCCGTAGATGCCGCCGTCATGGTCGTGGACGCCGGAAAAGGCATCGAGGCACAAACCCGCAAGCTCTTCGAGGTCTGCCGCCGGCGCGGGGTGCCTATCTTCACCTTCTTCAACAAACTCGACCGCCCGGCCCGCCCGACCCTCGATCTCCTCGATGAGCTCGAATCCGTCCTCGGCATCCACGCCTACCCCGTCAACTGGCCCCTCGGCGACGGACCTCGCTTCAAAGGCGTTTTTGATCGGGAAAACAAGCAGGTCCATCTCTTCGAGCGCACCGTCCACGGCTCATACCGCGCCCCCGTCAACGTCTCGGGCATCGAGGACCAGTCGGTCAAGGACACCGTCGATGAGATCACCTACAACCAGGTTTGCGACGAACTCGAACTCCTCGAAGGAGCCGGGGCCGATTTCAACCTCGCTGAAATTCTCGCCGGAAACCTCACCCCCACCTTCTTCGGCTCCGCCGCGAACAACTTCGGAGTGCAGCTCCTGCTAGACCGTTTCTTGGAACTCTCCCCACCACCTCTCCCGCGAAAAAGCGACACCCAACCGGTTCACCCCGCCTCAAGGGAATTCTCCGCTTTCGTTTTCAAGATCCAGGCGAACATGAACCCGAAGCACCGGGACCGCATCGCCTTCATCCGCATCGTTTCCGGCCGGTTCGAGCGCGACATGAACGTTTTCAACACCCGCACCGGCGACACCGTCCGCCTCGCCAACTCCCAGCGCCTTTTCGCCCGCGAGCGCGAAACGGTCGATGATGCCTTCGCCGGCGATGTCGTCGGCCTCGTCGGCAACTACGACCTCCTCATCGGCGACACGCTGGCCACCTCCCCGGAGGTGAAATTCGACGAGATCCCGCGCTTCCCGCCTGAGTGCTTCTCCTACCTCACCAACAAATCCACCGCGAAATACAAGCGCTTCCAATCCGGGCTCGAGCAGCTACTCAAGGAAGGCGTCGCCTCCGAGTTCACTCCGCTGGAAGACACCGGCATGTCCTCGCGCGTCCTCCTCGGAGCCGTCGGCCCGCTGCAGTTCGAGGTTCTACAGCACCGCCTCGAAGGCGAGTATGCCGCCGAGACGCGCATCGAGCCCGCCGACTGGTCCATCGCGCGCTGGCTTAAGCCGAAGGAAGGCGACCCGAAAGCGCCCGAAGCCCGCCCCGCCCTCTCCCTCGGCACCGTTCTGGCGCGCGATCCCAACGGCTGGCTCACGGCACTTTTCCCGCACGACTGGGCTATGAAAACCTTCACCGAAAAAAACGAGGACTGGATCATCTCCGAGCAGCCGTTCGCGCCGATGTAG